One Euphorbia lathyris chromosome 1, ddEupLath1.1, whole genome shotgun sequence DNA segment encodes these proteins:
- the LOC136232850 gene encoding uncharacterized protein has protein sequence MTSSSSDCSYDVDELMQIGTRCKELRKEKDMLRESQSQSFELIRRLELHVKSLSEARSEDIKHIQKLETELLNCSQEIDYLQDQLNARNEKVHSLEEHVHELELKLSDMDYLDMKIGQLQEELRKSDSECLLLTKELESKEVELLKSILSIEKLEESISSLTLDSQCEVESMKLDIMALEQACCEANKNQQDTILEKERMDGLIEEQEIRVRDADRIIKCLEKENKELREKLVASEVNGRHFLQKIHEWMESKDEQKLNFKPCSSDLESRILPKKASACGEILGEFFSKLSILLGPGSNFRKQMERMSDQISEYEVLLKQLKEDLRKEKLKAKEEAEDLTQEMAELRYQMTSLLEEECKRRACVEQASLQRIAELEAQVQKRTEEAFFAVRHVHDV, from the exons ATGACGAGTAGCTCCAGTGACTGCAGTTATGATGTAGATGAACTTATGCAGATTGGAACTAGATGCAAAGAG CTACGGAAAGAAAAAGACATGTTGAGGGAATCTCAGTCCCAGAGCTTTGAACTAATAAGG AGGCTAGAACTACATGTGAAATCATTATCAGAAGCCCGTTCTGAGGACATAAAGCATATTCAGAAGTTGGAAACAGAGCTATTGAACTGCTCTCAAGAGATAG ATTATCTGCAAGATCAACTTAATGCAAGGAATGAAAAGGTTCACAGCTTGGAGGAGCATGTACATGAGCTTGAGTTAAAGCTTTCGGATATGGATTATTTAGATATGAAGATTGGTCAGCTACAGGAGGAACTCAGGAAGTCTGATTCAGAGTGCCTTTTGTTGACAAAGGAATTAGAAAGCAAAGAAGTAGAACTGCTGAAATCAATTTTATCCATAGAGAAACTGGAGGAATCTATTTCTTCATTAACACTAGATTCACAATGTGAGGTTGAGAGTATGAAGCTTGATATAATGGCATTGGAGCAAGCATGCTGTGAAGCAAACAAGAATCAGCAAGATACAATTCTAGAAAAGGAAAGGATGGATGGGTTAATTGAAGAACAGGAGATTCGTGTACGTGATGCAGACAGAATCATAAAATGCTTAGAAAAGGAGAACAAAGAACTAAGGGAGAAGCTTGTTGCATCTGAAGTGAATGGTAGACACTTTCTTCAAAAGATACATGAATGGATGGAAAGCAAGGACGAACAGAAGCTTAATTTTAAGCCATGCTCAAGTGACCTGGAGAGCAGAATTCTACCTAAAAAAGCAAG TGCTTGTGGAGAGATACTTGGTGAATTCTTTTCAAAGCTGTCGATATTATTAGGACCAGGATCAAACTTCAGAAAGCAGATGGAGAGGATGTCAGACCAGATAAGCGAATATGAAGTTCTTTTAAAGCAACTTAAG GAAGACTTGAGAAAGGAGAAGTTGAAGGCAAAGGAAGAAGCCGAGGACTTAACACAAGAAATGGCCGAGCTAAGATACCAAATGACAAGTTTGCTTGAAGAAGAGTGCAAGCGTCGTGCTTGCGTTGAACAGGCATCATTGCAGAGGATAGCTGAATTGGAAGCACAG GTTCAAAAGAGAACAGAGGAAGCATTTTTTGCTGTCAGGCATGTCCACGATGTGTAG
- the LOC136232842 gene encoding receptor-like serine/threonine-protein kinase SD1-7 — MDDKSNPWFLIYVLFTCFFLHSYLCVGFGTISANQSLSGDQTISSEHGKFILGFFNPGNSSNYYIGIWYNSVSQAVVWVANRETPVSDKYSSTLAISDGNLVLLNDKDVLVWSTNLSSSGYVEALLLDDGNLVLRDETISSEPVWQSFDYPTNTWLPGSKIGYNKITKKATRLSSWKNREDPAPGLFSLEQDMSGNSQFYILLNRSQIIWNSGNWNGQFFSLIPEMTLNYIYNFSYIDNENESYFSYSVYNSTSISRLMIDVGGQTQQMTWLDSEKQWALLWSQPRSECVYCGGFGICVDQAQLSCECLSGFHPKSVNEWNSQVYADGCVRKTSLQCSSSSQSNGKTDAFSKIGNVVLPKAPLKQPVSEFQECESTCLEDCSCTAFAIYKNGSCSIWHGDLLFLRQLPPDDANGEALYIRLAASEFSGSNTKTTLIGVTAGSVAMLLLVGLVLFVILKRRRKKDTRRTSEINYRKAARDEEKNTKLVLFSFKSILAATNNFSEANKLGEGGFGPVYKGTLPGDVEVAIKRLSKKSGQGIEEFMNELKLIANLQHKYLVRLLGSCVEREEKMLIYEYMPNRSLDIFLFDQSKKARLAWDRRFKIIEGVAQGLLYMHKFSRLKVIHRDLKASNVLLDEDLSPKISDFGMARIFGIHQTEANTNRVMGTYGYMSPEYAFSGQFSEKSDVFSFGVLLLEIVTGKRNTSFHRSGLSLTLLSWVWELWKEGKQADLIDASVKETCCLKETVNCISVGLLCVQEDPIDRPTMSLVVTMLTADTQTLPSPKQPAFHSVRAVDSSPQRPNECSNSELTISLPVGR, encoded by the exons ATGGATGACAAGTCCAATCCATGGTTCCTGATTTATGTTCTCTTCACATGCTTCTTTCTTCATTCTTATTTATGTGTTGGTTTTGGTACTATCTCTGCAAACCAGTCTCTCTCCGGTGACCAAACCATTTCCTCCGAGCATGGCAAATTCATCCTCGGGTTCTTCAACCCAGGTAACTCCTCAAACTACTATATAGGCATTTGGTACAATTCAGTATCCCAAGCAGTTGTTTGGGTAGCAAATAGGGAGACACCAGTCTCTGATAAATACTCTTCAACTTTAGCAATATCTGATGGTAATTTAGTTCTCCTCAACGACAAGGATGTACTCGTTTGGTCGACGAATTTGAGCTCTTCAGGTTATGTGGAAGCACTACTTCTTGATGATGGAAATCTTGTTTTAAGAGATGAAACTATTTCATCAGAACCTGTATGGCAGAGTTTTGATTATCCAACTAATACTTGGCTCCCTGGTAGTAAGATTGGATACAATAAAATCACCAAAAAGGCGACACGACTTAGTTCATGGAAGAACAGAGAAGATCCTGCACCAGGACTCTTCTCTCTTGAGCAAGACATGAGCGGAAACAGCCAGTTCTATATCTTGCTGAATAGATCCCAAATTATATGGAACAGTGGAAATTGGAATGGACAGTTTTTCAGTTTAATTCCTGAAATGACATTGAACTATATCTATAACTTCAGTTACATTGACAACGAAAACGAGAGCTATTTTTCCTATTCAGTCTACAATAGCACTAGCATATCTCGGTTAATGATAGATGTTGGAGGGCAGACTCAACAAATGACATGGTTAGATTCAGAAAAGCAATGGGCTTTGCTTTGGTCTCAGCCAAGGTCTGAATGTGTATACTGCGGGGGATTTGGGATCTGCGTCGATCAAGCTCAACTTTCCTGTGAATGTTTGTCAGGTTTTCATCCCAAGTCAGTGAATGAGTGGAATTCCCAGGTTTATGCTGATGGGTGTGTGAGGAAAACAAGTTTGCAGTGCAGCAGTTCTAGTCAAAGTAATGGGAAGACTGATGCATTTTCAAAGATTGGAAACGTGGTATTGCCCAAAGCTCCATTAAAACAGCCAGTTTCGGAGTTTCAGGAATGTGAATCAACTTGCTTGGAGGACTGTTCTTGTACAGCTTTTGCTATTTATAAGAATGGCAGTTGTTCAATTTGGCATGGAGATCTCTTGTTCCTAAGACAACTTCCACCTGATGATGCTAATGGAGAAGCTCTCTATATCAGGCTTGCAGCTTCCGAGTTCTCAGGTTCTAATACTAAAACAACTTTGATCGGGGTAACTGCTGGTTCGGTAGCTATGCTACTTCTCGTTGGCCTTGTTCTGTTTGTAATATtgaagaggaggagaaaaaAAG ATACAAGAAGAACCTCTGAGATCAACTACCGTAAAGCAGCTAGAGAcgaagaaaaaaatacaaagttAGTTTTATTCAGCTTTAAAAGTATATTAGCAGCAACAAATAATTTTTCTGAAGCAAATAAACTGGGAGAGGGTGGTTTTGGCCCTGTCTataag GGAACCTTACCAGGTGATGTAGAAGTAGCCATAAAGAGGCTTTCCAAGAAATCTGGACAAGGGATTGAAGAATTCATGAATGAGTTGAAACTTATTGCCAATCTCCAACATAAATATCTCGTCAGGCTTTTGGGTAGCTGTGTGGAAAGGGAGGAAAAGATGTTGATATATGAATACATGCCTAACAGAAGTTTGGACATATTtctttttg ATCAATCAAAAAAGGCAAGGCTAGCTTGGGATAGACGATTCAAGATTATTGAAGGCGTAGCTCAAGGACTACTATATATGCACAAGTTCTCTAGATTGAAAGTCATACACAGGGACCTTAAGGCTAGTAATGTTTTGTTGGATGAAGATTTAAGTCCCAAGATTTCAGACTTTGGCATGGCCAGGATTTTCGGCATCCATCAAACAGAAGCAAATACCAACCGCGTTATGGGAACTTA TGGCTACATGTCTCCTGAGTATGCATTTTCTGGGCAATTTTCAGAGAAATCAGATGTATTTAGCTTTGGTGTGTTATTGTTGGAGATAGTGACTGGAAAAAGGAACACAAGCTTCCATCGAAGCGGACTTTCTCTAACCCTTCTTAGTTGG GTATGGGAGCTATGGAAAGAAGGAAAGCAAGCAGACCTGATAGACGCATCGGTTAAGGAAACTtgctgtcttaaggaaactgtgAACTGCATTTCTGTGGGGTTGCTTTGTGTTCAGGAAGATCCAATTGATCGGCCAACAATGTCTTTGGTGGTTACGATGCTGACTGCTGATACTCAAACACTTCCATCACCTAAGCAACCAGCTTTTCACTCTGTCAGAGCTGTTGATTCTTCTCCTCAAAGACCTAATGAATGTTCCAACAGTGAACTCACAATCAGCTTGCCAGTAGGTCGATAG